A region of Arabidopsis thaliana chromosome 5, partial sequence DNA encodes the following proteins:
- a CDS encoding F-box associated ubiquitination effector family protein (unknown protein; BEST Arabidopsis thaliana protein match is: unknown protein (TAIR:AT2G27540.1); Has 8 Blast hits to 8 proteins in 1 species: Archae - 0; Bacteria - 0; Metazoa - 0; Fungi - 0; Plants - 8; Viruses - 0; Other Eukaryotes - 0 (source: NCBI BLink).) encodes MALLAIDLDMFGHGSAGQVLGRTDVDRVEYVRIGL; translated from the coding sequence ATGGCTCTTCTAGCCATTGATCTCGATATGTTTGGGCATGGATCGGCGGGCCAAGTATTGGGCCGAACCGATGTGGATCGGGTTGAGTATGTGCGGATcgggctctga
- a CDS encoding P-loop containing nucleoside triphosphate hydrolases superfamily protein (P-loop containing nucleoside triphosphate hydrolases superfamily protein; BEST Arabidopsis thaliana protein match is: P-loop containing nucleoside triphosphate hydrolases superfamily protein (TAIR:AT5G37150.1); Has 5935 Blast hits to 5127 proteins in 958 species: Archae - 175; Bacteria - 1607; Metazoa - 1353; Fungi - 1209; Plants - 654; Viruses - 57; Other Eukaryotes - 880 (source: NCBI BLink).), giving the protein MTLTTNTRIWNALHNEADISTLTKSVLQANTEGTEQCFCSENDGRSDLVLDIIRSTKLNSSQEDAILGCLETRNCTHKNSVKLIWGPPRTGKTKTVATLLFALLKLRCKTVVCAPTNTAIVQVTSRLLSLFKENSTAENATYRLGNIILSGNRDRMGINKNDHVLLDVFLDERIGKLGKLFSPFSGWMQRLESLIQFLENPEGKYERHVYELEEVERMNEEDEREEVVVNIPTFGEFVQKNFNSLSEEVKTCIVDLYTHLPKVYLPYEDVKKMIASRQTLQRIRYFLRENSSRVDFEEGNFRFDCFKRLSDDCLKALRLLPKRFEIPDMLENEDIRKFCLQNADIILCTASGAAEMNVERTGNVELLVVDEAAQLKECESVAALQLPGLRHAILIGDEFQLPAMVHNEMCEKAKFGRSLFERLVLLGHNKHLLDVQYRMHPSISRFPNKEFYGGRIKDAENVKESIYQKRFLKGNMFDSFSFINVGRGKEEFGDGHSPKNMVEVAVISEIISNLYKVSCERRMKVSVGVVSPYKGQMRAIQEKIGDKYSSLSGQQFTLNVRSVDGFQGGEEDIIIISTVRSNGNGKVGFLNNRQRANVALTRARHCLWVIGNETTLALSGSIWATLISESRTRGCFHDATDEMNLRDAMNEALLEDVSSSLGSLSLRNGHGRRNVW; this is encoded by the coding sequence ATGACTTTAACAACAAACACTCGAATTTGGAATGCTTTGCACAACGAAGCTGACATATCGACTCTAACCAAGAGTGTGCTTCAGGCTAATACTGAGGGTACAGAACAATGTTTTTGTTCTGAAAATGATGGGAGATCTGACCTTGTTTTGGATATAATCCGTTCAACGAAATTGAACTCTTCCCAAGAGGATGCAATCTTGGGCTGCCTTGAGACAAGAAACTGTACCCATAAGAACAGTGTGAAACTGATATGGGGACCTCCTAGAACAGGCAAAACAAAGACGGTCGCGACTCTTCTCTTTGCCCTTCTCAAACTAAGGTGCAAGACAGTTGTGTGTGCTCCTACAAACACAGCTATTGTACAAGTTACATCAAGGCTCTTATCCTTATTTAAGGAAAACTCGACAGCGGAAAATGCTACTTACAGGCTAGGGAATATCATTTTATCCGGAAACCGGGACAGAATGGGGATTAACAAGAACGATCATGTTCTTCTCGATGTGTTTCTTGATGAGCGTATTGGTAAGCTTGGTAAACtgttttcaccattttctGGATGGATGCAGAGATTAGAGTCACTGATACAGTTTCTTGAAAACCCCGAGGGAAAGTATGAGAGACATGTCTACGAGTtagaagaagttgaaagaatgaatgaagaagatgaaagggAAGAAGTTGTTGTTAACATTCCTACTTTTGGAGAATTCGTTCAGAAGAATTTTAATAGCTTAAGTGAAGAAGTGAAGACATGCATCGTTGATTTGTATACACATCTTCCCAAGGTTTACCTTCCATATGAAGATGTGAAGAAAATGATTGCTTCTCGTCAAACTCTTCAGCGTATCAGATATTTCTTGAGGGAGAATTCTTCTAGGGTTGATTTCGAGGAAGGAAATTTCAGATTTGATTGCTTCAAAAGACTCAGTGATGATTGCCTCAAGGCTCTACGCTTACTTCCAAAACGTTTTGAGATTCCAGACATGTTAGAAAACGAAGATATTAGGAAATTTTGTCTTCAAAACGCGGATATTATCCTCTGCACAGCCTCGGGTGCTGCGGAAATGAACGTGGAAAGGACAGGAAATGTAGAACTGCTTGTGGTTGATGAGGCGGCTCAGCTTAAGGAATGTGAATCAGTTGCTGCATTGCAACTTCCGGGACTGCGTCACGCCATTTTAATAGGAGATGAGTTTCAATTGCCTGCAATGGTTCATAATGAGATGTGTGAAAAGGCGAAATTCGGAAGAAGCTTGTTTGAGAGATTGGTTTTGCTTGGTCACAACAAACACTTGCTTGATGTTCAATATCGAATGCATCCTTCTATTAGTCGTTTCCCCAACAAGGAGTTTTATGGTGGGAGAATCAAAGATGCtgaaaatgttaaagaaaGTATTTATCAAAAGAGGTTTCTTAAAGGAAACATGTTTgactcattttcttttatcaatgTTGGACGTGgaaaagaagagtttggtGATGGACATAGTCCCAAAAACATGGTTGAAGTTGCTGTCATTTCTgaaattatatcaaatcttTACAAAGTTTCATGTGAAAGGAGGATGAAGGTGAGTGTCGGAGTGGTCTCACCTTACAAAGGACAGATGAGAGCAATCCAAGAGAAAATCGGAGATAAGTACAGTTCCTTATCAGGTCAGCAATTCACTTTGAATGTTCGGTCCGTAGATGGTTTtcaaggaggagaagaagacattatcatcatctccaccGTTAGAAGTAACGGTAATGGAAAAGTCGGATTTCTTAACAACCGTCAAAGAGCTAACGTGGCACTGACTCGAGCAAGACACTGTTTATGGGTGATTGGGAACGAGACAACTTTGGCTCTAAGTGGTTCGATTTGGGCAACACTGATAAGTGAGTCTAGGACACGTGGATGTTTCCATGATGCTACTGATGAGATGAATCTAAGAGATGCCATGAATgaagctttgcttgaggatgTGTCTTCGAGTCTTGGATCTCTTTCGCTTAGGAATGgccatggaagaagaaatgtttGGTAG
- the HCF208 gene encoding chaperone (DUF2930) (HIGH CHLOROPHYLL FLUORESCENCE 208 (HCF208); CONTAINS InterPro DOMAIN/s: Protein of unknown function DUF2930 (InterPro:IPR021325); Has 125 Blast hits to 125 proteins in 55 species: Archae - 0; Bacteria - 72; Metazoa - 0; Fungi - 0; Plants - 48; Viruses - 0; Other Eukaryotes - 5 (source: NCBI BLink).) — protein sequence MSIQICNFPFHPKFALQPRAQRSTRIFARTENDSPQSKTSDQQLNLSVLRFTFGIPGFDESYLPRWIGYGFGSLLLLNHFSASAPISESQMRSEALGLSLAAFSIALPYIGKFLKGSVVEQRSLPEEGEQVFVISSNIGDSLKEDLAWATYVLLRNTSTIAVLISVQGELCVRGYWNCPDQMSKAQLHDWFKKKVDEIGLADVKETLYFPQYAGSALSLDILPDGTRSLFVQPLVQNTNEPQKVNGFLLVASTAGYAYSDKDRAWIGAMAEKFRG from the exons atgagtaTTCAAATTTGTAATTTCCCGTTCCATCCTAAATTCGCGCTACAACCTCGCGCCCAAAGGTCAACACGAATCTTCGCTCGTACAGAGAACGATTCTCCACAATCAAAGACATCTGATCAACAACTCAATCTCTCTGTTCTTCGCTTCACTTTTG GAATTCCTGGGTTTGACGAATCTTATCTACCGAGATGGATCGGGTACGGCTTTGgatcacttcttcttcttaaccaCTTCTCAGCTTCTGCTCCAATCAGTGAATCTCAAATG AGATCAGAGGCTTTGGGTTTATCACTAGCTGCATTTTCAATAGCTTTACCTTACATTGGAAAATTCCTTAAG GGTTCTGTAGTGGAGCAGAGAAGTCTCCCTGAAGAAGGAGAGCAGGTTTTTGTGATATCATCAAATATTGGAGATTCTTTGAAAGAGGATTTAGCATGGGCAACGTATGTTTTGTTGAGGAATACAAGTACTATAGCTGTG TTGATATCGGTTCAAGGCGAGCTTTGTGTTCGCGGGTACTGGAATTGTCCAGATCAAATGTCAAAGGCTCAACTTCATGattggtttaagaaaaaagtggaTGAGATTGGCTTGGCTGATGTGAAGGAGACCCTTTATTTCCCTCAGTATGCAG gttCTGCACTATCTTTGGATATACTTCCTGATGGGACGCGTTCTCTTTTTGTGCAACCTCTCgtacaaaatacaaatgaacCGCAGAAAGTGAATGGGTTTTTGCTGGTGGCCTCTACTGCTGGATATGCATATAGCGATAAAGATAGAGCCTGGATTGGAGCTATGGCTGAGAAATTCAGAG GATGA
- the HCF208 gene encoding chaperone (DUF2930) (HIGH CHLOROPHYLL FLUORESCENCE 208 (HCF208); CONTAINS InterPro DOMAIN/s: Protein of unknown function DUF2930 (InterPro:IPR021325); Has 125 Blast hits to 125 proteins in 55 species: Archae - 0; Bacteria - 72; Metazoa - 0; Fungi - 0; Plants - 48; Viruses - 0; Other Eukaryotes - 5 (source: NCBI BLink).) has protein sequence MSIQICNFPFHPKFALQPRAQRSTRIFARTENDSPQSKTSDQQLNLSVLRFTFGIPGFDESYLPRWIGYGFGSLLLLNHFSASAPISESQMRSEALGLSLAAFSIALPYIGKFLKGSVVEQRSLPEEGEQVFVISSNIGDSLKEDLAWATYVLLRNTSTIAVLISVQGELCVRGYWNCPDQMSKAQLHDWFKKKVDEIGLADVKETLYFPQYAGSALSLDILPDGTRSLFVQPLVQNTNEPQKVNGFLLVASTAGYAYSDKDRAWIGAMAEKFRG, from the exons atgagtaTTCAAATTTGTAATTTCCCGTTCCATCCTAAATTCGCGCTACAACCTCGCGCCCAAAGGTCAACACGAATCTTCGCTCGTACAGAGAACGATTCTCCACAATCAAAGACATCTGATCAACAACTCAATCTCTCTGTTCTTCGCTTCACTTTTG GAATTCCTGGGTTTGACGAATCTTATCTACCGAGATGGATCGGGTACGGCTTTGgatcacttcttcttcttaaccaCTTCTCAGCTTCTGCTCCAATCAGTGAATCTCAAATG AGATCAGAGGCTTTGGGTTTATCACTAGCTGCATTTTCAATAGCTTTACCTTACATTGGAAAATTCCTTAAG GGTTCTGTAGTGGAGCAGAGAAGTCTCCCTGAAGAAGGAGAGCAGGTTTTTGTGATATCATCAAATATTGGAGATTCTTTGAAAGAGGATTTAGCATGGGCAACGTATGTTTTGTTGAGGAATACAAGTACTATAGCTGTG TTGATATCGGTTCAAGGCGAGCTTTGTGTTCGCGGGTACTGGAATTGTCCAGATCAAATGTCAAAGGCTCAACTTCATGattggtttaagaaaaaagtggaTGAGATTGGCTTGGCTGATGTGAAGGAGACCCTTTATTTCCCTCAGTATGCAG gttCTGCACTATCTTTGGATATACTTCCTGATGGGACGCGTTCTCTTTTTGTGCAACCTCTCgtacaaaatacaaatgaacCGCAGAAAGTGAATGGGTTTTTGCTGGTGGCCTCTACTGCTGGATATGCATATAGCGATAAAGATAGAGCCTGGATTGGAGCTATGGCTGAGAAATTCAGAGGTTAG
- the CRR1 gene encoding Dihydrodipicolinate reductase, bacterial/plant (chlororespiration reduction 1 (crr1); FUNCTIONS IN: dihydrodipicolinate reductase activity; INVOLVED IN: photosynthesis, light reaction, lysine biosynthetic process via diaminopimelate; LOCATED IN: chloroplast stroma, chloroplast; EXPRESSED IN: 20 plant structures; EXPRESSED DURING: 13 growth stages; CONTAINS InterPro DOMAIN/s: Dihydrodipicolinate reductase, C-terminal (InterPro:IPR022663), NAD(P)-binding domain (InterPro:IPR016040), Dihydrodipicolinate reductase, bacterial/plant (InterPro:IPR011770), Dihydrodipicolinate reductase, N-terminal (InterPro:IPR000846); Has 2708 Blast hits to 2708 proteins in 1059 species: Archae - 78; Bacteria - 2168; Metazoa - 0; Fungi - 0; Plants - 45; Viruses - 0; Other Eukaryotes - 417 (source: NCBI BLink).): MAAVNCHFFQLSRHLKPSRPSFSCSASQPSQNNIKVIINGAAKEIGRAAVVAVTKARGMELAGAVDNHFVGEDIGLLCDMEEPLEIPVVSDLTMVLGSISQGKEVGVVIDFTDPSTVYENVKQATAFGMKSVVYVPRIKPETVSALSALCDKATMGCLVAPTLSIGSILLQQAVIMASFHYNNVELVESRPNAADLPSPEAIQIANNISNLGQIYNREDSSTDVQARGQVIGEDGVRVHSMVLPGLPSSTQVYFSSPGDVYTVKHDIIDVRSLMPGLLLAIRKVVRLKNLVYGLEKFL, from the exons ATGGCAGCTGTGAACTGCCATTTCTTCCAGCTATCACGACATCTCAAACCTTCTAGGCCTTCTTTTTCCTGCTCTGCTTCTCAACCTTCACAAAACAACATTAAG GTAATCATAAATGGAGCTGCTAAGGAAATAGGTAGAGCGGCTGTGGTGGCTGTGACTAAGGCTAGGGGAATGGAGTTAGCTGGTGCTGTCGATAATCATTTTGTTGGCGAAGATATTGGCTTG CTGTGTGACATGGAGGAGCCTTTAGAGATACCTGTAGTGAGTGATCTAACAATGGTGTTAGGCTCAATATCTCAG GGAAAAGAAGTCGGAGTTGTGATCGACTTTACAGACCCATCAACAGTGTATGAGAATGTAAAACAG GCAACGGCATTTGGGATGAAGAGTGTGGTGTATGTACCTCGGATTAAGCCAGAGACAGTATCTGCGTTGTCTGCACTATGTGACAAGGCCACCATG GGATGTCTTGTAGCACCAACTCTATCCATAGGATCTATACTTCTCCAACAGGCTGTGATCATGGCCTCCTTCCACTACAACAATGTAGAGCTAGTGGAGTCAAGGCCTAATGCAGCG GATCTTCCTTCTCCTGAAGCTATCCAAATTGCAAACAACATATCAAATCTTGGTCAGATCTACAACAGAGAGGATAGTTCAACTGATGTTCAG GCAAGAGGTCAAGTAATCGGAGAAGACGGGGTTCGTGTTCACAGTATGGTTCTACCAGGACTACCATCTAGTACACAAGTCTACTTCTCAAGTCCAGGAGAC GTTTACACTGTTAAACATGACATAATTGACGTAAGGTCCCTAATGCCCGGCCTACTCCTAGCAATCAGAAAGGTGGTACGCCTCAAG AATCTGGTTTATGGCCTCGAGAAATTTCTGTAG
- a CDS encoding ribonuclease H superfamily polynucleotidyl transferase: protein MYIKSYHIDNKYDIVAYGDGRGRVLALIWAIQASYGFGHKKVIFEGDNQTITRMINTKSSNPRLQHFLDTIQSWIPSFESIEFSFKHREQNGCADFLAKQAIKENTQWSLFHSCPYFLSPYVNNDYS from the exons atgtatataaaaag ttatCATATCGATAATAAATATGACATTGTAGCGTATGGCGACGGAAGAGGCAGAGTGTTAGCACTCATTTGGGCGATACAAGCTTCCTATGGCTTCGGGCATAAGAAGGTTATTTTTGAGGGAGATAATCAAACCATCACCCGAATGATAAACACAAAGTCATCTAATCCAAGGCTACAACACTTTCTCGACACTATCCAAAGTTGGATACCAAGTTTTGAATCGATagaattttctttcaaacatCGAGAGCAGAACGGATGTGCGGATTTCTTAGCCAAACAAGCCATCAAAGAGAATACTCAATGGTCTCTGTTTCATTCTTGTCCTTATTTTCTGAGTCCATATGTAAACAACGATTACTCTTAA
- a CDS encoding Agenet domain-containing protein (Agenet domain-containing protein; FUNCTIONS IN: RNA binding; INVOLVED IN: biological_process unknown; LOCATED IN: cellular_component unknown; EXPRESSED IN: 22 plant structures; EXPRESSED DURING: 13 growth stages; CONTAINS InterPro DOMAIN/s: Tudor-like, plant (InterPro:IPR014002), Agenet (InterPro:IPR008395); BEST Arabidopsis thaliana protein match is: Agenet domain-containing protein (TAIR:AT5G42670.1); Has 30201 Blast hits to 17322 proteins in 780 species: Archae - 12; Bacteria - 1396; Metazoa - 17338; Fungi - 3422; Plants - 5037; Viruses - 0; Other Eukaryotes - 2996 (source: NCBI BLink).), producing MTQINLPFQIGQIVEVKSFIRGYRGAWFRCKILDISNEKGELRYKFKYLDFPDEPLDNALVFETPKGGTESQLMLRPKYPPLYLESEYLNLESDNVEPLVVVHDSWKVGDLVDWLRDDIYWSGEIVEMRGRRACQIELLPKPEGEGDSYQGLCKNLRPRLDWSVEDGWKVPCTADGKKCAKIVTSKKEDGGIGDECETAKEQTKKTTKQVEGNEGLRLNIMESDGIEAAVLDIEELIVRIDWFKGILKPDVGEGAKCSWKYEDYRPSSSGM from the exons atgactcaAATCAATTTGCCCTTCCAAATTGGGCAAATTGTGGAGGTTAAATCTTTTATCAGAGGATACCGTGGAGCTTGGTTTCGATGCAAG ATATTGGATATAAGCAATGAAAAGGGTGAACTAAGATACAAGTTTAAGTATCTCGACTTTCCAGATGAAC CTTTAGATAATGCACTGGTCTTTGAAACACCTAAAGGTGGGACAGAAAGTCAGCTAATGCTTCGTCCAAAATATCCACCACTTTATCTTGAAAGTGAATATCTTAATCTCGAGAGTGACAACGTAGAACCTCTTGTCGTCGTTCATGATTCTTGGAAAGTTGGAGATTTAGTTGATTGGTTGAGAGATGACATTTATTGGTCTGGAGAAATTGTGGAAATGAGAGGTAGGAGAGCATGTCAG ATCGAATTGCTTCCTAAACCAGAAGGGGAAGGAGATAGTTATCAAGGTTTGTGTAAGAATTTGCGTCCACGGTTGGATTGGTCAGTGGAAGATGGTTGGAAAGTGCCTTGCACTGCG GATGGGAAAAAATGTGCTAAGATCGTGACATCTAAGAAAGAAG aTGGTGGAATTGGAGATGAATGTGAAACTGCAAAAGAGCAAACGAAGAAAACCACAAAGCAAGTGGAAGGCAATGAAGGTCTTAGGCTTAATATTATGGAATCGGATGGAATTGAAGCTGCTGTGTTGGACATAGAAGAGCTTATCGTTCGAATTGATTGGTTTAAAGGAATATTAAAGCCGGATGTTGGAGAAGGTGCAAAATGTTCTTGGAAGTATGAAGATTACCGCCCATCTTCCTCTGGAATGTGA
- a CDS encoding Agenet domain-containing protein produces the protein MQALDNALVFETPKGGTESQLMLRPKYPPLYLESEYLNLESDNVEPLVVVHDSWKVGDLVDWLRDDIYWSGEIVEMRGRRACQIELLPKPEGEGDSYQGLCKNLRPRLDWSVEDGWKVPCTADGKKCAKIVTSKKEDGGIGDECETAKEQTKKTTKQVEGNEGLRLNIMESDGIEAAVLDIEELIVRIDWFKGILKPDVGEGAKCSWKYEDYRPSSSGM, from the exons ATGCAAG CTTTAGATAATGCACTGGTCTTTGAAACACCTAAAGGTGGGACAGAAAGTCAGCTAATGCTTCGTCCAAAATATCCACCACTTTATCTTGAAAGTGAATATCTTAATCTCGAGAGTGACAACGTAGAACCTCTTGTCGTCGTTCATGATTCTTGGAAAGTTGGAGATTTAGTTGATTGGTTGAGAGATGACATTTATTGGTCTGGAGAAATTGTGGAAATGAGAGGTAGGAGAGCATGTCAG ATCGAATTGCTTCCTAAACCAGAAGGGGAAGGAGATAGTTATCAAGGTTTGTGTAAGAATTTGCGTCCACGGTTGGATTGGTCAGTGGAAGATGGTTGGAAAGTGCCTTGCACTGCG GATGGGAAAAAATGTGCTAAGATCGTGACATCTAAGAAAGAAG aTGGTGGAATTGGAGATGAATGTGAAACTGCAAAAGAGCAAACGAAGAAAACCACAAAGCAAGTGGAAGGCAATGAAGGTCTTAGGCTTAATATTATGGAATCGGATGGAATTGAAGCTGCTGTGTTGGACATAGAAGAGCTTATCGTTCGAATTGATTGGTTTAAAGGAATATTAAAGCCGGATGTTGGAGAAGGTGCAAAATGTTCTTGGAAGTATGAAGATTACCGCCCATCTTCCTCTGGAATGTGA
- a CDS encoding Agenet domain-containing protein, with protein sequence MIYVSALDNALVFETPKGGTESQLMLRPKYPPLYLESEYLNLESDNVEPLVVVHDSWKVGDLVDWLRDDIYWSGEIVEMRGRRACQIELLPKPEGEGDSYQGLCKNLRPRLDWSVEDGWKVPCTADGKKCAKIVTSKKEDGGIGDECETAKEQTKKTTKQVEGNEGLRLNIMESDGIEAAVLDIEELIVRIDWFKGILKPDVGEGAKCSWKYEDYRPSSSGM encoded by the exons ATGATATATGTTTCAGCTTTAGATAATGCACTGGTCTTTGAAACACCTAAAGGTGGGACAGAAAGTCAGCTAATGCTTCGTCCAAAATATCCACCACTTTATCTTGAAAGTGAATATCTTAATCTCGAGAGTGACAACGTAGAACCTCTTGTCGTCGTTCATGATTCTTGGAAAGTTGGAGATTTAGTTGATTGGTTGAGAGATGACATTTATTGGTCTGGAGAAATTGTGGAAATGAGAGGTAGGAGAGCATGTCAG ATCGAATTGCTTCCTAAACCAGAAGGGGAAGGAGATAGTTATCAAGGTTTGTGTAAGAATTTGCGTCCACGGTTGGATTGGTCAGTGGAAGATGGTTGGAAAGTGCCTTGCACTGCG GATGGGAAAAAATGTGCTAAGATCGTGACATCTAAGAAAGAAG aTGGTGGAATTGGAGATGAATGTGAAACTGCAAAAGAGCAAACGAAGAAAACCACAAAGCAAGTGGAAGGCAATGAAGGTCTTAGGCTTAATATTATGGAATCGGATGGAATTGAAGCTGCTGTGTTGGACATAGAAGAGCTTATCGTTCGAATTGATTGGTTTAAAGGAATATTAAAGCCGGATGTTGGAGAAGGTGCAAAATGTTCTTGGAAGTATGAAGATTACCGCCCATCTTCCTCTGGAATGTGA
- the BAG1 gene encoding BCL-2-associated athanogene 1 (BCL-2-associated athanogene 1 (BAG1); INVOLVED IN: regulation of apoptosis, apoptosis; LOCATED IN: mitochondrion; EXPRESSED IN: 22 plant structures; EXPRESSED DURING: 13 growth stages; CONTAINS InterPro DOMAIN/s: Apoptosis regulator, Bcl-2 protein, BAG (InterPro:IPR003103), Ubiquitin supergroup (InterPro:IPR019955); BEST Arabidopsis thaliana protein match is: BCL-2-associated athanogene 3 (TAIR:AT5G07220.1); Has 385 Blast hits to 385 proteins in 61 species: Archae - 0; Bacteria - 4; Metazoa - 126; Fungi - 8; Plants - 222; Viruses - 0; Other Eukaryotes - 25 (source: NCBI BLink).) produces the protein MMKMMRNKPTNLPTAGMTNGGRGSGGGGGGGGRESGGRDLEIRPGGMLVQKRNPDLDPVGPPPPPMIRVRIKYGAVYHEINISPQASFGELKKMLTGPTGIHHQDQKLMYKDKERDSKAFLDVSGVKDKSKMVLIEDPLSQEKRFLEMRKIAKTEKASKAISDISLEVDRLGGRVSAFEMVTKKGGKIAEKDLVTVIELLMNELIKLDAIVAEGDVKLQRKMQVKRVQNYVETLDALKVKNSMANGQQKQSSTAQRLAPIQEHNNEERQEQKPIQSLMDMPIQYKEKKQEIEEEPRNSGEGPFVLDSSAKWETFDHHPVTPLSSTTAKNNAIPPRFNWEFFD, from the exons atgatgaagatgatgagaaacaAACCGACAAATCTTCCGACGGCGGGTATGACTAATGGCGGTAGAGGTTCCggcggcggtggtggtggcggcggCAGGGAGTCAGGCGGTCGTGATTTGGAAATTAGACCTGGTGGTATGTTGGTTCAGAAACGTAACCCGGATTTGGATCCTGTCggacctccaccaccaccgatGATCAGAGTTAGAATCAAGTACGGTGCCGTCTACCATGAGATCAATATTAGTCCTCAAGCTTCTTTTG GGGAGCTAAAGAAGATGTTGACTGGACCAACGGGTATTCATCATCAAGATCAGAAGCTAATgtataaagataaagagaggGATTCGAAGGCGTTCCTCGATGTTTCGGGAGTGAAAGATAAATCTAAGATGGTGCTTATAGAAGACCCGCTTAGCCAAGAGAAACGGTTTTTGGAGATGAGGAAGATTGCTAAAACCGAAAAGGCGTCTAAAGCGATATCGGATATTAGCCTTGAAGTTGATAGGCTCGGCGGACGA gTTTCGGCTTTTGAGATGGTAACTAAAAAAGGAGGGAAGATTGCGGAGAAAGATCTTGTAACGGTTATCGAATTGCTGATGAATGAGTTGATTAAGTTGGATGCGATTGTAGCTGAAGGAGATGTCAAGTTACAAAGAAAGATGCAG GTGAAGAGAGTGCAGAATTATGTGGAAACACTCGATGCCTTGAAGGTGAAAAACTCCATGGCTAATGGGCAACAGAAACAGTCAAGTACTGCTCAGAGACTTGCACCGATTCAAGAACATAACAATGAAGAGAGACAAGAACAGAAACCGATACAATCGCTCATGGACATGCCGATACaatacaaagagaagaagcaagagattgAAGAGGAGCCTAGGAATTCAGGGGAAGGACCATTTGTGTTAGATTCTTCTGCTAAATGGGAAACATTCGATCATCATCCCGTGACGCCATTGAGCTCGACTACTGCGAAAAATAACGCGATCCCGCCCAGGTTTAATTGGGAATTCTTTGATTGA